The following proteins are encoded in a genomic region of Spirosoma sp. SC4-14:
- a CDS encoding pyridoxamine 5'-phosphate oxidase family protein has product MDNGFYYLYAGIWRILARWSAIATGGSANEQVTFRKLLDKAQPTGVSLTLQPKIITFSSMGKFHDSIKPAHKDFIEKQHIFFVSSAPLSASGRVNLSPKGLDAFRVLSESKVGYMDLISSGNETSAHTLENGRITFMFCSFDETPLILRLYGKGCAVLPNSDEWEQYAPHFRTYSSTRQLIVADIDLVQTSCGFGVPLYDYAGERDIHFRWAEKKGKQGLSDYIDENNLISLDGLPTDLGLNRQPVK; this is encoded by the coding sequence TTGGATAACGGCTTCTATTATCTGTATGCTGGCATCTGGCGGATTCTGGCTCGTTGGTCGGCAATTGCAACAGGCGGGTCGGCCAACGAGCAGGTAACGTTTCGTAAACTGCTCGACAAAGCACAGCCTACAGGAGTTTCGCTTACCTTGCAGCCAAAAATCATCACCTTTAGCAGTATGGGCAAGTTTCATGATTCCATAAAGCCAGCGCATAAAGACTTTATCGAAAAACAGCACATTTTTTTTGTTAGCTCAGCCCCACTCAGCGCAAGTGGCCGGGTCAATCTTTCGCCCAAAGGGCTCGATGCGTTTCGGGTTTTGTCAGAAAGCAAGGTCGGCTATATGGACCTCATCAGCAGCGGCAACGAAACGTCGGCGCATACGCTCGAAAACGGACGCATTACGTTTATGTTCTGCTCATTTGACGAAACGCCCCTCATTCTTCGACTATATGGCAAGGGCTGCGCCGTGCTGCCCAACTCCGACGAATGGGAGCAGTATGCTCCGCATTTTAGAACGTACTCCAGCACCCGTCAATTGATCGTTGCCGACATCGATCTGGTGCAAACATCCTGTGGTTTTGGTGTACCGCTCTATGACTATGCTGGCGAACGCGACATTCATTTCAGATGGGCCGAAAAAAAAGGCAAACAGGGGTTATCGGACTATATCGATGAAAATAATCTGATTAGCCTCGACGGTTTACCAACCGACCTGGGCCTGAACCGGCAACCTGTCAAATGA
- the argH gene encoding argininosuccinate lyase: MKLWQKEGVTTAEQIERFTVGRDREMDLYLAPFDVLGNLAHAQMLETIDLLTPHELSLLQTELKTIYQDIEAGEFQIEEGIEDVHSQVELLLTRTLGNVGKKIHSGRSRNDQVLVDIKLFTRDRLWRVAEATRRVFDRLINRSEQHKDDLLPGYTHLQIAMPSSFGLWFGAYAEALADDMLTLQTAYRLANRNPLGSGAGYGSSFPLNRTLTTELLGFEGMHVNVVYAQMSRGKTEQTALTALAAIAATLSRMAMDICLYNSQNFGFLTLPDALTTGSSIMPHKKNPDVAELLRAKTNRLKALPMEVTLVMSNLPSGYHRDMQLLKEILMPAFDELLDCLDITDFMLEHLEVKTNLLDSSRYDLLFSVERVNELVLQGVPFREAYQTVGKEIAEHTYLPPRELHHTHEGSIGNLGNPLIVGQMQQAMAGFRADRTQEAISQLLGRTSSGN; encoded by the coding sequence TTGAAACTCTGGCAAAAAGAAGGCGTTACGACTGCCGAACAAATTGAACGCTTCACGGTTGGCCGCGACCGGGAGATGGATTTATACCTGGCTCCGTTCGACGTGTTGGGTAATCTGGCTCATGCGCAGATGCTCGAAACCATCGATCTGCTGACCCCGCATGAGCTAAGTCTGCTACAAACCGAACTCAAAACTATTTATCAGGATATTGAAGCCGGTGAATTCCAGATCGAAGAGGGTATCGAAGATGTTCATTCGCAGGTCGAATTGCTACTAACCCGTACGCTGGGCAATGTTGGCAAGAAAATTCATTCAGGACGATCGCGCAATGATCAGGTACTGGTCGATATAAAACTTTTTACCCGCGACCGGCTCTGGCGCGTAGCCGAGGCTACCCGACGTGTGTTCGACCGGTTGATTAATCGATCCGAACAGCATAAAGACGATCTGTTACCGGGCTATACGCATCTGCAGATTGCCATGCCATCGTCGTTTGGGCTGTGGTTTGGAGCCTATGCGGAAGCCCTTGCCGACGATATGCTAACGTTGCAAACGGCCTATCGGCTGGCCAACCGCAATCCGCTCGGATCAGGCGCAGGCTACGGTTCGTCGTTTCCGCTCAACCGAACGCTGACCACAGAACTGCTGGGCTTCGAGGGTATGCATGTCAATGTGGTGTATGCCCAGATGAGCCGGGGAAAAACGGAGCAAACGGCACTTACGGCATTGGCAGCTATAGCAGCTACCCTCTCCCGAATGGCGATGGACATCTGCCTGTATAATAGCCAGAACTTTGGGTTTCTGACCCTACCCGATGCCCTCACAACGGGCAGTAGCATTATGCCGCACAAGAAAAACCCGGATGTGGCTGAGCTCTTGCGGGCTAAAACGAATCGGCTGAAAGCGCTGCCAATGGAAGTAACGCTGGTAATGAGCAATTTACCCTCCGGTTATCACCGGGATATGCAATTGCTGAAAGAAATTCTGATGCCCGCCTTCGACGAACTGCTCGACTGTCTCGACATTACCGACTTCATGCTGGAGCATCTGGAAGTTAAAACCAATCTGCTCGATAGTTCGCGCTACGATCTGCTCTTTAGCGTCGAACGTGTTAATGAGCTGGTGTTGCAGGGAGTACCTTTCCGGGAAGCGTATCAGACGGTCGGCAAAGAAATCGCCGAACATACTTACCTTCCGCCACGTGAATTACACCATACCCACGAGGGTAGTATCGGCAATCTGGGCAATCCGTTGATTGTCGGTCAAATGCAGCAGGCAATGGCCGGTTTCAGAGCCGACCGCACCCAGGAAGCGATCAGCCAGCTACTGGGCCGAACAAGCTCTGGAAATTAG
- a CDS encoding SMP-30/gluconolactonase/LRE family protein — protein sequence MMKQFLFVTMVVCMGAGLAALSPSAVRPKPLKLTKAWETDTTLRTPESVLFDGKNTLYVANIDGKPDGLDGNGFISKVSLSGKIENLHWTSGLNAPKGMGIYKHLLYVADVYRLVAINIATGQAEKTWDAIGKGAFLNDVTVDKDGTVYVSDNRSDKLYRLKDEKWELLIDGGGLNSPNGVLATRKGELMIGSTKIGALCRLDLNTQTATPIADGMGNTDGIVSDGKGNYFVSDWNGRIFHIDADGTKEQLLDTRADKVNSADIEYVVKKKLLVVPTFYKNSLVAYKVE from the coding sequence ATGATGAAACAATTTCTGTTTGTAACTATGGTTGTATGCATGGGGGCTGGCCTGGCCGCCCTGTCTCCATCGGCCGTTCGGCCAAAGCCACTTAAGCTCACAAAGGCCTGGGAAACCGATACGACCCTGCGAACACCTGAGTCTGTTTTGTTCGATGGGAAGAATACGCTCTATGTGGCAAATATCGATGGTAAGCCCGACGGACTGGATGGAAATGGATTTATCTCAAAAGTTTCGCTCAGTGGCAAGATTGAAAACCTGCATTGGACATCGGGTCTGAACGCTCCTAAAGGCATGGGTATCTACAAACATTTACTTTATGTTGCGGATGTTTATCGGTTGGTTGCAATCAATATTGCAACTGGCCAGGCCGAGAAGACCTGGGATGCCATCGGCAAAGGCGCGTTTCTGAATGATGTAACGGTCGATAAGGATGGAACGGTCTATGTATCCGACAATCGCAGCGACAAGCTATACCGGCTGAAAGATGAAAAGTGGGAGTTGCTGATTGATGGTGGAGGGCTCAACAGCCCCAATGGCGTTTTGGCAACCCGCAAAGGCGAGCTAATGATTGGTAGTACGAAAATTGGGGCTTTGTGCCGATTAGACCTGAACACTCAAACCGCTACGCCAATAGCCGATGGCATGGGGAATACTGATGGTATCGTATCGGATGGTAAGGGAAACTATTTCGTATCGGACTGGAACGGTCGGATTTTTCATATCGATGCCGATGGTACTAAAGAGCAACTACTGGATACCCGCGCCGATAAAGTAAATTCGGCTGATATTGAGTATGTTGTTAAGAAGAAACTGCTGGTCGTGCCAACGTTCTATAAGAATAGTCTGGTAGCGTATAAAGTTGAATAG
- a CDS encoding MFS transporter produces the protein MVTDSTPPIDSYASLRIPDFRYFVMNSFLMTVTLLIQEVILGYELYKITHDPLALGLVGLAEALPFIALSLFGGHLADRRDKKRILQWSSLVILFGSVILYFVFQPSVVAGLSQTVRLATIYGVLMLIGTAKGFYSPASSSLKPFLVPRELYANSATWSSSFWQAGAIVGPGVAGFIYNWVGFDNTLIVVIGLFAVCLFLISLIKSKPVPVNEAPTQSLRESLKEGFRFVFKTRIVLYAISLDLFSVLFGGVVAILPVFAEDILHVGAEGLGFLRAAPSIGALLTMAYMTKHPPTHNAWRNMLLAVAGFGVATIVFSLSTNIYLSLIMLALTGAFDSVSVIIRQTILQIFPPDHMRGRVAAVNGIFVSSSNEIGAFESGLLARLLGTVPSVALGGVVTLGVVAYVYTRSKELFAVRLS, from the coding sequence ATGGTTACCGATAGTACTCCTCCCATTGATTCCTATGCCTCGCTACGCATTCCTGACTTTCGCTATTTTGTAATGAACAGCTTCCTGATGACGGTTACGTTATTGATTCAGGAAGTTATTTTGGGCTACGAACTGTATAAAATCACGCACGATCCGCTGGCCTTGGGACTTGTTGGACTGGCCGAAGCACTGCCGTTTATTGCGCTGTCGCTGTTTGGCGGACATCTGGCCGACCGACGCGATAAAAAACGGATTTTGCAGTGGAGTTCACTGGTTATTCTGTTCGGTTCGGTCATTCTGTATTTTGTTTTCCAGCCGTCGGTTGTGGCGGGGTTGTCGCAAACGGTGCGGCTGGCCACGATCTATGGCGTACTGATGCTGATTGGCACGGCAAAAGGATTTTATTCGCCCGCTAGTTCGTCGCTGAAGCCGTTTCTGGTGCCGCGTGAGCTATATGCCAATTCGGCAACCTGGAGTAGTTCGTTCTGGCAGGCAGGGGCTATTGTGGGGCCAGGTGTTGCCGGGTTTATTTATAACTGGGTTGGTTTCGACAATACACTGATTGTGGTAATTGGCTTGTTTGCGGTTTGTCTGTTTCTGATTAGCCTCATTAAATCGAAGCCTGTTCCCGTAAACGAAGCACCCACTCAGAGCCTGCGCGAAAGTCTGAAAGAAGGGTTTCGGTTTGTGTTTAAAACACGAATTGTGCTCTACGCTATCTCGCTCGATTTGTTTTCGGTGCTTTTTGGGGGAGTGGTGGCTATACTACCGGTTTTTGCCGAAGATATTCTGCACGTTGGCGCCGAAGGGCTTGGTTTTCTTCGGGCAGCGCCTTCAATAGGTGCATTACTGACCATGGCGTATATGACCAAACACCCACCTACCCATAATGCCTGGCGGAATATGCTCCTGGCGGTAGCGGGCTTTGGGGTCGCTACAATCGTTTTTTCGCTCTCAACCAATATCTATCTGTCGCTGATTATGCTCGCCCTAACCGGCGCTTTCGACAGCGTGAGCGTGATAATCCGGCAAACAATTCTACAGATCTTTCCTCCCGATCATATGCGGGGGCGTGTTGCGGCCGTAAACGGGATTTTTGTAAGCTCATCGAACGAAATTGGTGCGTTTGAATCCGGATTGCTGGCCCGGTTGCTCGGAACAGTTCCCTCTGTAGCACTGGGCGGAGTGGTTACGCTGGGCGTAGTAGCCTATGTCTATACCCGATCGAAGGAGCTATTTGCGGTCCGGTTGAGCTAG
- a CDS encoding Hsp20/alpha crystallin family protein, translating to MATLVRYNRIPTFFNPFYGRPVIHRYANTNPNVPAVNVKETDNAFQLELAAPGLKKEELKVNVENNTLTIAYQHETKTDQTSPKFTRHEFGFSAFERSFRLPKTVNADAIKATYTDGILTVELPKVEVKEEKVVKEIAVA from the coding sequence ATGGCAACTTTAGTTCGATATAACCGCATTCCTACCTTCTTCAATCCATTTTATGGCCGTCCTGTCATCCATCGGTATGCCAACACTAATCCTAACGTTCCGGCCGTAAACGTTAAAGAAACTGACAACGCTTTTCAGCTTGAGCTGGCAGCTCCTGGCCTGAAAAAAGAAGAGTTGAAGGTCAACGTTGAAAATAATACGCTGACGATTGCTTATCAGCACGAAACAAAAACCGATCAAACATCGCCTAAATTTACGCGGCATGAGTTTGGTTTTAGCGCCTTCGAACGGAGCTTCCGTTTGCCTAAAACAGTAAATGCCGACGCTATTAAGGCGACTTATACGGATGGTATCCTGACGGTTGAATTGCCGAAGGTTGAAGTGAAGGAAGAAAAAGTGGTGAAAGAAATTGCTGTAGCTTAA
- a CDS encoding tetratricopeptide repeat protein, which yields MKQPLLPLTVLYLLIGITLRASAQQTAVDFFESGIGKSKAGDFTGALQAFSMAITMNPENSASYYNRGLAKANLKDHRGAILDYDRAIELNAKDAMAYLSRGVSKSKQDDDRGALLDFSRAIELNPDEPQAYYNRGISRSRLEQYRGALADFSKGIELDPANVNLYYARGITKQKLEDYSGSLADFTKVTEMTPKRSQAFTGRGISKVELNDFNGAVADLNKAIELSPQDAEAFFYRGYAKGKLEDFKGALADYDRSIALKNDNYKAYYGRGFARGKLGDQKSAVQDFSQAIEMGNSNNDTKVVYSGRLSRATLDNLRNLVQEHDRINDLSTERAEAYFSRGLSKKKQGDQKGAIGDLNKAIELNPTYAEAYFSRGLIKSAQGDQRGAITDCNNAIKINPRYSEAFYVRGLIRHSLGDENGGCLDLSKAGELGYTPAYKVISDFCN from the coding sequence ATGAAGCAACCTCTTCTACCGTTAACTGTACTGTACTTATTGATTGGAATAACGCTCAGGGCTTCGGCTCAGCAAACGGCTGTCGATTTTTTCGAGAGTGGAATTGGCAAAAGTAAAGCGGGCGACTTTACGGGTGCTCTTCAGGCTTTTAGTATGGCCATCACCATGAATCCCGAAAACTCAGCCAGTTACTACAACCGGGGGCTTGCCAAGGCCAATCTGAAAGATCATCGGGGAGCTATTCTGGACTACGACCGGGCCATTGAACTGAATGCGAAAGATGCCATGGCTTACCTAAGCCGGGGCGTTAGCAAAAGCAAACAGGACGACGACCGGGGTGCTTTGCTCGATTTCAGCCGGGCCATTGAACTCAACCCCGATGAACCACAAGCCTATTATAACCGGGGCATCAGCCGCAGCCGACTGGAGCAGTATCGGGGGGCTTTGGCCGACTTCTCGAAAGGAATTGAACTTGATCCGGCCAATGTGAACCTGTACTATGCACGTGGCATTACGAAGCAGAAACTGGAGGATTATTCGGGTAGCCTGGCCGACTTTACAAAAGTAACCGAGATGACCCCTAAACGGAGTCAGGCATTTACGGGCCGGGGTATTTCGAAAGTTGAATTAAACGATTTCAACGGGGCCGTTGCCGATCTCAACAAAGCCATCGAACTGAGCCCTCAGGATGCCGAAGCCTTTTTCTATCGGGGGTATGCCAAAGGGAAACTGGAAGATTTTAAAGGTGCCCTCGCCGATTATGATCGGTCGATTGCGCTCAAAAACGACAATTATAAAGCCTATTATGGGCGTGGGTTTGCCCGCGGCAAACTCGGCGATCAGAAAAGTGCCGTTCAGGATTTTTCGCAGGCTATTGAAATGGGCAACTCGAACAACGACACCAAAGTTGTTTATAGTGGCCGCTTATCCCGCGCCACGCTCGACAACCTTCGGAATCTGGTACAGGAGCACGACCGCATCAATGATCTGTCGACCGAGCGAGCCGAAGCTTATTTCAGCCGTGGCCTCAGCAAGAAAAAACAGGGCGATCAGAAAGGAGCAATTGGCGATCTTAACAAAGCCATTGAGCTGAATCCAACGTATGCTGAAGCGTATTTTTCGCGCGGGCTGATCAAGTCGGCGCAGGGCGATCAGCGCGGGGCCATTACCGACTGCAACAATGCCATTAAAATCAACCCGCGCTACAGTGAAGCCTTTTATGTTCGCGGCCTGATCCGGCATAGCCTGGGCGACGAAAACGGCGGCTGTCTGGACCTGTCGAAAGCGGGCGAACTCGGCTACACGCCTGCCTACAAAGTCATTAGCGATTTCTGCAACTAG
- a CDS encoding AMP nucleosidase codes for MKTKEEIVENWLPRYTGTPIELFGEYILLTNFINYVEMFAKKFDVEVYGVGRAMQTATANNITIINFGMGSPMAATVMDLLSAVKPKAVLFLGKCGGLKKTQIGDLVLPIAAIRGDGTSNDYMRPEIPALPSFRLQRAVSSTIKKYEMDYWTGTVYTTNRRIWEHDEPFKDYLREIRTMAIDMETATIFTVGFVNSIPHGALLLVSDNPLVPEGVKTEESDKRVTTQFVNKHLDIGIDALIELEMSGDSVKHLKFE; via the coding sequence ATGAAAACAAAAGAAGAAATCGTTGAAAACTGGTTGCCCCGCTATACGGGCACGCCCATCGAGCTATTCGGTGAATATATTTTGCTCACCAATTTCATCAACTACGTTGAGATGTTTGCCAAAAAGTTCGATGTAGAGGTCTATGGCGTTGGACGGGCTATGCAAACAGCTACGGCTAATAACATTACCATCATCAATTTCGGAATGGGTAGCCCCATGGCCGCCACTGTGATGGACCTGCTTTCGGCCGTGAAACCCAAAGCCGTGTTGTTTCTGGGAAAATGCGGTGGGCTGAAAAAAACGCAGATCGGCGATCTGGTTCTGCCGATTGCCGCTATTCGTGGCGATGGAACCAGTAATGATTATATGCGCCCCGAAATTCCGGCCCTACCATCGTTCCGGTTGCAGCGGGCGGTGTCGTCGACCATAAAGAAGTACGAGATGGATTACTGGACCGGTACGGTATATACGACCAACCGGCGCATCTGGGAACACGACGAGCCGTTTAAGGATTACCTGCGCGAGATTCGTACGATGGCTATCGATATGGAAACAGCCACCATCTTCACCGTTGGCTTTGTGAATTCAATACCACATGGGGCACTGCTACTCGTATCCGATAATCCACTCGTGCCCGAGGGTGTCAAAACCGAAGAAAGCGACAAGCGTGTGACAACTCAGTTTGTGAACAAACACCTCGACATTGGCATCGATGCCCTGATCGAACTCGAAATGTCGGGCGATTCGGTAAAACACCTCAAGTTTGAATAA
- a CDS encoding type I restriction enzyme HsdR N-terminal domain-containing protein: MVALNLPAFDCKTKQVDGKPYIFDLLRRKYVRLSPEEWVRQHIVNLLLTHYAYPKALIRMEGGLTLNMTQKRTDIVVFDRQGQPFLVVECKAPHVPLTQAVFDQIARYNHVHRAPYLVISNGLTHYCCGIDHDTADIRFLDDFPAFV; encoded by the coding sequence ATGGTCGCGTTAAACCTGCCCGCTTTTGATTGCAAAACTAAGCAAGTCGACGGGAAACCCTATATTTTCGATTTACTGCGCCGGAAGTACGTGCGTCTTTCGCCCGAAGAATGGGTCAGGCAACACATTGTCAACCTGTTGCTCACGCATTATGCTTACCCGAAAGCGCTTATTCGTATGGAAGGTGGTCTAACGCTCAATATGACCCAAAAGCGTACCGACATAGTGGTATTCGACCGGCAGGGACAGCCCTTTCTGGTTGTCGAATGCAAGGCTCCGCACGTTCCGCTCACCCAGGCCGTTTTCGATCAGATTGCCCGCTACAATCATGTCCATCGCGCTCCGTATCTGGTCATTTCCAACGGCCTCACCCACTATTGTTGTGGTATCGACCACGACACCGCCGACATTCGTTTTCTGGACGATTTCCCGGCGTTTGTATAA
- a CDS encoding IS110 family transposase, whose product METVFTPLKYGVGIDMGKEKFAACLSAIDTTGRIKIKATHSFANSPKGHADFDRWCTHHGKHPHVPTHYLMEATGVYYEHLALALHQKGAHVCVILPQKAKYYVKALGIKTKTDGVDAQALATMVCQQRLEVWRPISQAMYELRQLTRQQADLQVFKTKVSNHLMSLEQGIYQAKEVKRQMAKLLAEIEKQIDECEKLIAKAIAQNAEWKRKVEQICAIKGVGLLTVANLITETNEFALFENQRQLVSYAGYDVVENQSGKRVGKTRISKRGNARIRRGLHMASLMVVRYEQRPFVGLYERVFERTKVKMKGYVAVQRKLLTLIYALWKKDEKYDGNFVSAGQKKVAPTKGATLHRPQADVLEGVNIGELVES is encoded by the coding sequence ATGGAAACCGTTTTTACTCCCCTCAAGTATGGTGTCGGTATCGACATGGGCAAAGAAAAGTTTGCCGCCTGCCTTAGTGCTATTGATACGACCGGACGCATCAAAATCAAAGCCACTCATAGTTTCGCTAATTCTCCTAAAGGCCATGCTGATTTCGACCGCTGGTGTACGCATCATGGCAAACACCCGCATGTGCCAACCCACTACCTCATGGAAGCGACTGGAGTATATTACGAGCACTTAGCGTTGGCGTTGCACCAAAAAGGAGCGCATGTATGCGTGATACTGCCTCAGAAAGCCAAGTACTATGTTAAAGCACTAGGTATCAAAACTAAAACCGATGGAGTAGATGCTCAGGCCCTGGCGACGATGGTCTGTCAGCAACGGCTGGAGGTTTGGCGTCCCATCAGTCAAGCTATGTATGAGTTGCGGCAACTAACCCGTCAGCAGGCTGACTTACAGGTTTTTAAGACGAAGGTGAGTAATCACCTTATGAGCTTGGAACAGGGAATCTATCAGGCGAAAGAAGTGAAGAGGCAAATGGCTAAGTTGCTAGCCGAGATTGAGAAACAGATCGATGAGTGCGAAAAACTGATTGCCAAAGCCATTGCTCAGAACGCGGAGTGGAAGCGTAAGGTCGAGCAGATTTGCGCTATCAAGGGGGTCGGTTTACTGACCGTTGCTAACCTGATTACAGAGACCAATGAGTTTGCTTTGTTTGAGAATCAACGGCAGTTAGTCAGTTATGCGGGCTACGACGTAGTAGAAAACCAGAGCGGCAAACGAGTGGGCAAAACACGGATTAGTAAGCGGGGTAATGCCCGGATTCGACGCGGGTTACACATGGCTTCGCTGATGGTTGTTCGCTACGAGCAACGACCGTTTGTGGGGTTATACGAGCGGGTCTTTGAGCGCACCAAAGTGAAGATGAAAGGCTATGTGGCGGTGCAACGAAAATTGCTCACCCTCATCTATGCATTGTGGAAAAAGGACGAGAAATATGACGGTAATTTTGTGAGTGCAGGGCAAAAAAAAGTAGCCCCAACCAAGGGGGCTACGCTGCATCGACCGCAAGCGGACGTGCTTGAAGGGGTAAATATAGGCGAGTTAGTCGAATCTTGA
- a CDS encoding transposase, whose protein sequence is MINKAEDRLLECSLTNTKAGMQTLLGKRQKLPGFDQATTLICMEHTGLYCQPMVSFFYALGGDLWLQSAVQIKQSLGVKRGKTDKADAPSIATYSLRHQKDLRLFCLTDSVLAKVRQLASQRERLMEMAKQLTDIAQDYKAMGLVEELKLHEQTSELVLLALKKQIAQVDRQIDTEIKADRGLQTRVDLLTSIPGVGRQTALYMLIFTANFTRFDDPKKLASYAGVAPFAYESGTSVRGRTQVSPMANKKLKHLLHMAALGAVRVEGDLKHYFERKVGAGKRKMSVLNAVRNKIVHRIMAVMERGTAYTKVYAKIG, encoded by the coding sequence GTGATCAACAAGGCCGAAGATCGTTTGTTAGAGTGTTCCCTCACTAATACCAAAGCAGGGATGCAAACCCTGCTAGGCAAGCGACAAAAACTGCCTGGCTTCGACCAAGCCACTACACTAATCTGTATGGAGCATACAGGGCTTTATTGTCAGCCAATGGTCAGCTTTTTCTATGCTCTGGGTGGGGATCTGTGGCTCCAATCGGCCGTCCAGATTAAGCAAAGCTTGGGAGTCAAGCGGGGAAAAACCGATAAAGCCGATGCCCCAAGCATTGCGACCTATAGCCTTCGCCACCAGAAAGACTTGCGCCTTTTCTGTCTTACTGACAGCGTGTTAGCTAAAGTGCGCCAACTGGCCAGCCAGCGGGAGCGGTTGATGGAAATGGCCAAACAACTTACCGATATTGCTCAGGATTACAAGGCGATGGGGCTAGTGGAAGAGCTCAAACTCCATGAGCAAACCTCTGAGTTGGTGTTGCTGGCTTTGAAGAAGCAGATTGCCCAGGTTGACAGGCAAATTGACACCGAAATCAAGGCCGATAGGGGCCTTCAAACCCGCGTTGATTTGTTAACGTCGATACCGGGCGTAGGCCGACAGACGGCGCTGTATATGCTGATTTTTACGGCCAACTTTACCCGCTTCGATGACCCCAAAAAACTGGCCTCTTATGCGGGTGTGGCTCCCTTTGCCTACGAGTCAGGGACCTCGGTTCGGGGGCGGACACAGGTGAGTCCGATGGCCAATAAAAAGCTGAAACACTTATTGCATATGGCCGCTTTAGGAGCGGTACGGGTGGAGGGCGATTTGAAGCATTATTTTGAGCGGAAGGTTGGGGCCGGAAAGCGCAAAATGAGCGTATTGAACGCAGTACGAAATAAGATTGTACATCGGATTATGGCCGTAATGGAACGAGGAACGGCCTACACGAAGGTGTATGCGAAAATAGGATAA
- a CDS encoding energy transducer TonB: MGYQILLSLAVFVFFSMPKAQINAQPLKKVEPEFIGGKAKFGSFIMKNYSYPSQALKANVTGQIVVRFRVTQNGGIDSVQATKHYGFGTGEEIVRVIKLTSGQWKPGRINGKRAAMFVTMPMYLEPD; this comes from the coding sequence ATGGGATACCAGATTTTGCTTTCTTTGGCCGTTTTTGTGTTTTTCTCTATGCCCAAAGCCCAGATAAATGCGCAGCCATTGAAAAAAGTGGAACCTGAGTTTATTGGCGGTAAAGCTAAATTTGGCTCTTTCATTATGAAGAACTATTCTTATCCGAGCCAAGCACTGAAGGCTAACGTTACGGGGCAAATCGTGGTACGTTTTCGAGTGACTCAAAATGGAGGTATTGATAGCGTTCAAGCCACAAAACATTATGGTTTTGGCACTGGCGAGGAAATTGTTCGAGTTATCAAGCTAACCAGCGGACAATGGAAACCGGGTAGAATAAATGGCAAACGTGCAGCGATGTTTGTTACAATGCCGATGTATCTTGAACCTGACTAA
- a CDS encoding Rpn family recombination-promoting nuclease/putative transposase, with amino-acid sequence METGVYIPIISDYGFKATFGNEADSLFLRTALQALIKSDTPIREVHFDKNAFEALTVDSRSGIFDVSCTDEQGNHFIVEMQLGYAPHFVQRMKFYALHRFNPLVERGEFDYANLPRLYTIAFLEKSILPVANFHTVANLRSEFGEIIDSQMTFIIVELAKFTRQVADIETDLEKLVYTMKTLHTTEPTQYPAFWNEEWLKRAIDELDTRKMTPEERAYFARVTAANAEAVKAEKKRIEEAEERRENLVKSETVKNLLSLGVLTVSQIAQTVGVSEELVRKISGDR; translated from the coding sequence ATGGAGACAGGCGTTTACATTCCCATTATTTCAGACTACGGTTTCAAAGCCACTTTCGGCAACGAAGCTGACAGTTTATTTCTTCGCACAGCTTTACAGGCATTGATCAAATCGGATACGCCTATTCGGGAAGTACATTTTGACAAGAATGCGTTTGAGGCACTGACGGTTGACAGCCGAAGCGGGATTTTTGACGTTTCCTGCACCGATGAGCAGGGCAATCATTTCATCGTGGAGATGCAATTGGGCTATGCTCCCCATTTTGTGCAGCGTATGAAGTTCTACGCCCTCCACCGCTTTAACCCGTTGGTGGAACGTGGTGAGTTTGACTACGCCAACCTGCCCAGGCTGTACACCATCGCCTTCTTGGAAAAAAGCATCTTGCCAGTGGCAAACTTTCACACAGTAGCAAATCTGAGAAGCGAATTCGGTGAAATCATTGATAGCCAAATGACGTTTATCATCGTAGAATTGGCTAAGTTTACTAGGCAAGTAGCTGATATAGAAACCGATTTGGAAAAACTGGTTTATACCATGAAGACGCTTCACACCACCGAACCTACGCAGTATCCGGCTTTCTGGAATGAGGAATGGCTTAAAAGAGCGATTGACGAATTGGACACCCGAAAGATGACTCCAGAAGAGCGGGCCTATTTTGCTCGTGTGACAGCGGCCAACGCCGAAGCGGTTAAAGCTGAGAAAAAGCGGATTGAAGAAGCCGAGGAACGTAGAGAAAATCTTGTAAAAAGCGAAACAGTCAAAAATCTTTTGAGTTTGGGTGTTTTGACAGTCAGTCAAATAGCCCAAACCGTCGGTGTAAGTGAAGAGCTGGTTCGCAAAATCTCTGGCGACAGGTAG